The following DNA comes from Erigeron canadensis isolate Cc75 chromosome 3, C_canadensis_v1, whole genome shotgun sequence.
CGAATCTTGCTAAAGGCataattgaatttaagtggttgaattaccttgacactatcactgctgggggttatgtgggtaccaattcggtacatgggatcaaacggttcctatcaatATACCGTTTTTTAATTTCGGGTGAAATTAGAAGATCATTTTTTAAAGGATATGCATAATGCATCCTATCAAAATTTAACTCGCAAATACTTCCCAACCTTTCAATTATTTTCTCtattaaaaaatagttatacaCAGCAAACATAATtttagaacaaaaaaaaaaaaagattagtttcctcgaatgtaagaaactttgaacgtatgtctatagtagaaaataactaaagttgtgtgtattgtatgtaaacaactttgaaataatgtttattgtatgtaagaacttcgtttcaaccaattaaaatatgacaagtggcacctgtatatggttgccacgtatgttttcttacatacaataaacattttttcaagttgcttacatacaatacacataactttagtttttttcctTCTATAGACATTctgtcaaagatagttacattccaggaaactaatccaaaaaaaaaaaaaaaaaaaaattagaacaAGCGTAGGTAGTATTCGGAAAAGAAAGATAACGAACTTTTGTCCCgttaaagaaagaaaggaagaatACACCGTCTATTAAGTTTGCATCACATAAAGGCATAAAGCAAACAAACTTTTGTCCCGTTACATAGGAATAGGATTCTTGAGTCAAGGTCGTATTGACAAGTCAATTAGCTCACCGACCGATAGCAACCTTTTTTAAAGTTAGGTTTAAACATATGAATTGTAAATGTTTGGTTGCGTTTTAATCTTTTCCCCACAACATtggataagatttttttaatttattattttttgccTTTTACCAAGTGTATAGTGAACTAGTGATCTACAAATGGAATTGATTTATGCATGCACATACACATACTATACGAAGACTTCCAGTGTGAATTGTACCttataactattttataaaatgtttaaactatatatatacatttttttccaaacaacatttaaaattttactaaAAATGCTAATAAAAAAGCTAGCAAATATAAGACATGATATAACAGACAAAAAAATACGAGGAAAACTGTATACatgattacatatattttactaAAAATGCTAATAAAAAAGCTAGTAATATGCATTCGACGACCTTGAAACAGGGAAACGGTCAAAgcagtttttttgttttatgttaacTTGTTAAGCGAATtagggagaaaaaaaaaatcaaacttttgatgatttcattgtcacattttttaaggaaaatggATTTTAGTGATGATGATTATAATTAGTGTCATTTACAAAATGCAATAGATAATGGTATTGCCGTCTTAATATAACAATCTCTATAACATATAAGGTCACGATACATTGAACTAGAGTGGTTTTTGTGGCGTAGAAAATATATATGGGTTTTACATGAAGATTGAAATCCTCACTatgagaaatttaaaaaaaaaaaaaaccgctGTGGTGTCATATTCTATTCCTATATATGAACAAcgacattaaaagaacaaataaaTCTAAATACAACTCATAACTTACATAATAaacttgtaattttcaaataaaaaacaagagttttatgataaaaaaaaatacagcaATTTTATACCCATTAATAACCGTCTATAtatagcaaaaaaaataaatgattaatattcttaaaaatgattaattatttttttaaaaatctacaCATGAGTAGTAGtgttgaccagtcaaaatagcATTAAAAGCAACACTTATGAAAGATTAGTTTGAATGGGACGTGCATTGACCAGCATATTACACTGACCAATTTCCTTGACTCCAAATTCATCGCTaactataaatttatttaataaaaactcattctattaaatattaatgtattaattgttaaaatttCTAAGTGCATATCTCATTGTAAAAATTCACTACATTTATTTTAGTATATGTTATATTATGGGAAATGAAAAGAtgacttaaaaagaaaaagaagttggtttttagtttctttctttcttttttcttttttttttttttcttttttaaatttttttagctttattaataaaaactcatttcaaaaagttgaaaataaataaagaaaaaatactTACACATTACACGTGTATATTTGTATACCGTACACATGTAtacgttattttttttattattctagttttttttttaacgaattttgtttaataaaagataaaatagaataaaatttagaaaagaaataaaaaagtaaaaaaaaaaaaaatcaagaatcttTACCTTCTTTTCTtactaattaaaattattattattactctttaaaatgaatttttatttattaacaaattaaataggaaaaaaaattagaaaaaagaaaacaaggaTAAATTGgattaaaaacaatattttttacccgatagatatatatatatatactagattatattCCCGCGTAATACACGGgataaaaatattaagttttcataatGCATAGTAATTTTTGGTAtgtaaacataataatatagtgtaataataatattctaaaataatataatatcttcttatatataatctaaatcTAAACTATGTTAGATTTGGGCCTAATGGTTTGAATCTTGTAAGAGATAAGAGTTTACCTCTATCAATCGTCGTGCATTCAGACagattaataggggttttttCCCCAATCAAATATTTTAAACTGCTAATTCTATTTCGAGGAAGCTTTCTAgcacggacccggttaaaacaatgtatgttagccttctgatGTCAAATAACGATACAAAGTTTCAAACGAAATccacctttcaaaaaaagtaCTTAAAGTGTCTCTTGgaatgtttttaaaaactctaTTTAATACTTTCTCAAACTCATTTGAGTTATGTGCATTACATGAACTCACAAAGAAAGTTATATATTCTTTAACTCCTAATAAAAAATCATCCAGATATACATGGTAATATTCCATAACTAATAACCTCGATAAATCGAATAATTTATGAAGTCTCAATTTGAGATTAGACAGAATTAAAtcctaatatataaaataccgGAGTACACGTTaatatttactaaaaaattgcaaattttaagattgtataGAAACAAAAATTCTATGATCACTTTTTTCTTTCCcgtattttttaaaactttgatCTATATTGAGTTTGTatctaaatataattaaattgaaGGGTTAAGGCATTATGTTCTCATATTTTTAACCATGTCTTTTTTAAATGGAGAAAAAATGCCTCATGAAACTTATTTTTGTagataatattttaaaaatttacaggtatgtaaatactttttaatttaataaaatattagttaattggtataataatattttgttaaaaaagataaagaaaatctcatttaattaattaaatactttatcttaaaatattattaatttgtagagGTTTTATGATATATTGGAAGAGTATGTTTTCAATGATTCTGTGTATTTATGCATCGGTATTAAGCATTAACTTGATTGCAAGTTAAttgtaaaatttcaaaatacTTTTGCAAGTTATAAAATgaagtttgtttatgtttaaaaaccttcaaaacattaatattaatactttgtaatagataaaaaaaaaagtgctaATGCTAGTAAATATTTGGTTATTACATACGAAAACAAAACAGTATTCAGATGTTTTATATGTattcatatgtttttataaaaacaaataaatttcaaatataCCACCTCTTAGTATTtaaaagtgatatatatatatttgtatacaaACCTCTTATAAGAAATAGACAGGCCTTATaatcatgattttattttttcactcaAATTAGACTATAAATATCTTAGACCTTATATATGCAAGACCATATGTACATCATATTGAGTAAAGCTAATACAAGTTTTGATAACTAATCAACTTTCTAGATTTTATAGAAGCATTGTTTCGATTACGTAAAAtgttttacatatacatatattattagttaataatttagaatatttagtAATCTTAACAATAGAAAGAATCAGTCAATCAACTCTTAGTAGCTATTTAGTTTAGTATACGACATTGTATGGAATGATGATTAGTAGCTATTAGTATTTAATATTTAGTATTTagtattattagtattttaaattagtaatctaaaaaAGGAGAGTAATGTTAGCAAACAATCAAAtggttaaaattaaaacttttttttcatccaaaggttgtggctttttttaaaaaagattttaaggtgttgttttatatttattggtagatatatatatatagggagatcatcaaatgagaaataattaaaataagaacaaacaagaacacttaaaaactacattttgatgcattaaaagttcataaaattaacatagtgtagaactagttatcattatttaagtgtttaacaacacgttgacttgtcaaaataaaaaaaatcatgtttttttgtgcatccatcttgaatgcatattctttaaaatgatgCATCTAAcgaaaaacgtgattttttcgattttgacggaacaatgtgttgttaaacactttaataatgataattagttatgcactatgttagttttgtggacttttaatgcatgaaaatgatgttttaagtgttatcacTAGATTGTTATCTTATtaaagagttatatatatatatatatataaagacctcttttttcttttatatttttaagcttttacaaaattcataatactcacatttttttcaaaaatttcattttataattaacttatatacCTGAAAGAcccttaattaaataatttatcaCATCTAACtctaaacttttgaaaaaaccAAACTATCGTTTTATATCAATTAgctttatattaataaccacacctCACCAACACCCGACGCCGCCACTATCCACAATCCTAACCGCATCGTACGGGTTTTCGTCTATTTCTTGTTCTAAAATATTCAtgtcattatcattattattaatatgaataaaaagtaaagtaaaaacTTATTGTTAATTCACGATAAATCTTATACATTACGGAAATTTAAAACAATACAAGATTAAGTATTTAACGAATAAATTAAGATTCTTCCCCACTAAACTAAAGTTGACCAGCAAATGTCAACTTGAAATACTAATTCAAATTattgaacaagtatatgatgtTGAAAACAATTTTCCAGTATATGTATTCTGAAATGAATTTAGCTTTAAAATTTCAATCtcagtaataataaaaataaaagttataaactcTTTCCAAggttttattatgtataaattAAAACAAGATTGAAACATTTTCTAAACAAGCTAAGTGATAGTGTGATACTGTATTTGCACAACATTGGCCGatcaatatttaataattttattattttattagtattaataCTCGAtgtacgttatatatatatatagggatatatatatataaggaaccttatttcaagatttttttttcagGAACCATGAAAACAcaaaaattatgtattggataacatgtttttaaagttgattcacatgtgaaacgttataaaaatatagttatataacaaaattttcataaatattgttaacatgtgaacggAATCGTGACAAATTTATTCACAAATTTACATAAGgttattttgaaggttttgaaaaaaacatttCTTCAACAAGATACATTTTGATAATGTTACACATATAaatgaattttaaaaaacatatgatCCAATATAATAATTAGGATTTCTCATAGTTTTAGCaaaaataaattgttttaaAGGGGTTTTCTAGTGAGAACacatttaaaatgagaacaacGTGAAAACACtcaaaaacttcattttgatgcattataaGTCCATAAACTAACAAAGTGCATAACTAATTCTCATTGTTTaggtgtttaacaacacattcatctgTCAAAATTGACAAAATCACCTTTTAATCTTATGCATCCATTgaataatatgcatccaagagggatgtacaaaacaaaaaacgtgattttctcgattttgatggatcattgttttattaaacatttaataatgataattattagtTCTACATTGTGTTAGTTTTATTCTgttttagggggtgtttggtgttgttttttcataacaaaatttgtgttttcaaaatagattttgCGTTTTCGAAATTGCGTTTCGAAAAGCATGTATGTACATGTACGTCTAAAATTACGTTTTGATagcaaataatcatttttttagcCAAATATATTTTAGATTATCTatgttttacaaacgtaatagtaaaataaataatgtaaaaCGTAATCTCAAACATCTTCTCAGTATATTGGTGGAAATTTCACTAACATGCGTATATATTGACTATTAAGGTTTTGAAACAGtgagaaaatcaaaatgttcatCATAATGTTATGTTAATAGTATTGTTTTGTTATTGTTGTAAGCAACAGACATCCAAAACTATATTCAGTCAAAGCGTGCACGGGTAttgactagtatatatatatatattagaggcGGAACCAGTAGGGTGGCTAGCTGGTGCTTAACCCTCGCCAACCATCCAAGCTTCCATTAGAGGTTATGTCCATGGCCGGCATATTGAAAAGATTTTCTGCAATTGAGCCACCCCCATCATTCATAACCAACAGATCTCCATGTTTTTGTTTAACTTTGTAGGTGAAAATAAGTTTATAAAATCATTATTCACCACTATTTTTCTGTATTAGTAATTGGGTGGGGGTAGAAAAAAACTTACAGAGTTGCAGGCGGTTACATCGAGGAAGAAGGGAAAAGTCTTTATGACTACTTAAGTAATTTCCAGTTTACCCCCTTAACTATTATAAGGTTTACAAATattatgttaattattaaaaggtAACAATATGTACGCTATACTTTTCTTCTCAtgatttacttttttataaatgtcAAATTTGAtgctaataatattttaattttagtttttatccTCCGAATAGTTTGTAAAATCATTAGAAAAACAGTTATTATAGGTTCACAAACGATGTGTTCATAAATCACAACCGAAACATGACTTCATcgtattattgaaaaaatttattaccagcccccccccccccacacacacacaagatCCTGGCTCCgcctctaatatatatatatatatatatatataacaacaagAATTGTATATATCCAATCTCGTCATAAACAGGTTATAATTACAAGGAGATGTGATGTACCTTTACCACAAAGATAAACTGGTAAAGAGTCTACTTATAAAAGGATCTCCATTATACGTGTGGCTTTAACACAAGGGTAGATGGTCTATTTCTAAAGAAACGTCCATCCACATAGCGTGAAGACTAGTAGTATACGTGTGTGTATAGTAATTGtaactaaataatatatattaagactaattaaatattgtaatctatacttctttataacTAGATTGGTCTCCGCGCAATGTAGCAGCGGTAACCAGTGGCGAAGCTAGAACTTTTTGAGTGGGGGGTCggaatctaaattttttttcctaacgtTTTTTTTCGGGTAATATGTTCGGGTCAGTGATTCGATTCAGGTTGGGTCAAAAATTAAATactattgttataaaaaaaagtttcaatcactaaaaaactaaacatttgtCTAATACAAGTAAACATTAAAATGTAGACAAACGGTTGGTACCTGGTTCGATTCATTGAAGAAATTAGAGTTCAGACTTTCGACCTTTAAGAACCTCGAATTCAGGGGCtaagtttttaattaagtaatgAGTTTTAGTTTGGGCTAAATAATTTTGAATGGCATTATGTAAAATGTAATGGATTAATTTTATTGCttagtatataaaataaatttcacAATTAAGATGGAGGgtcgaaaccgagtatatcgAAAATTTTCTAAacgaaaacaatataccccTACATCGCAAAAAAAGTTCGGGGGGTCGGGCGCCCCTCCCGGCCCCTATATAGCTACGCCCTTGGCGGTAACGGCGACAGggatggtgtggttattaacgtaaaaataatttcattgtGGTCGAAAATGTGATGGATTGTTTGGGAGGACGGGGAAGAATtttaagttagggtttttgctatgtgtttttGTGTGATGGAGGGataaatgttgaaattttttaaggatattttagtcacagtctataaaataaaaacaaagatataTTAAGATAAAGGGTATAtgtgtcatttcaggttcttagaATTAAGGAGGGAGAGAgggagtttgttttataaatgagtATAGATAATTATCAACATCtatttttggaaaatgttaaacaatGGTTAGATACAAAAGTAGTAAATTAACCTTAATAAACACCTTCTATGGATTTGGTTATTAGAGATTACCAAATTTGTTCtcaatgaattaatttatattttaaacccttatcttgctaatttacactATAAgtcattatcttctaaaatatttccactatcactattacatcaacttacacggttaaaccactcgacaccaattgtcgatgtcatcaccacccgtcaccaacACCACTAAACCGCCATAACCGTTATCGCCGCAACATTGTGCGGGTATCATGCTATTAAATATCAAATAAGAGTAGTATCTAAAGACGAATTAAAGAGAGAAATTAAAAGGAGAGACCCGTAATTTGGAATTTGGAATAATTACATCGATCTAACaattaaagtattaattataaacataaTTAGAAATGttaactaaatataaataatatttaatttatattactcctatattattgttaattaaatattaaaaattaattactattattatgaagaagaagatgattcaAACTTGTAGTGTTTATCAACTGCAACGGAGACATCCCAAGTGCAACTTAAACCTTCCGGTAAGATGACAAGATCGCCGGCACCAAACTCCGACATGATCTCCGACGAGTTTTTCTGGTAGACTTTTACTTTCCCTCTTAGTAAATAACATGTTTCTTGGGCATCGAACTTCAACTGATACTTTCCTGGTGAACATCCCCACcttcaaaaataaacatatatattaatttaatactattatatatatatatatatatatgaatgatcCATTTATGAAACCCTAACTACTACTGTTGATCGATCAGTGTAATTAAGTATACATGCACAAATTAAGTACAGCAGCTGGTATCACGAGTGCCTTAAtttccaatatatatattggtCACGGACTCACGTCGTGGATATTATTatcagtttatatatttttttttgaaaggtgaatttcgcttgagaacttcgtgtcgcgatttgaCAGTGGGAGGTCTAGGCGTCTAGCATaagttgtcttaaccgggtccgcgctagagagctcctcgaagtagaaatggctattttaaatacccgatgggggaaaaccctctactaatccgcccgaaggcacgacgatca
Coding sequences within:
- the LOC122593822 gene encoding uncharacterized protein LOC122593822, whose amino-acid sequence is MAGESSSSSNLNIIVHKNPSESYLSELGIKSWPKWGCSPGKYQLKFDAQETCYLLRGKVKVYQKNSSEIMSEFGAGDLVILPEGLSCTWDVSVAVDKHYKFESSSSS